A window of Cottoperca gobio chromosome 16, fCotGob3.1, whole genome shotgun sequence contains these coding sequences:
- the LOC115021492 gene encoding uncharacterized protein LOC115021492 isoform X1, which translates to MPCHLNLSHDEKMLTPPVLYWIYLTTDGTDNPRVWIPSEKYEGRVDTLDNNPNTSNKSIRFKNVQWADSGRYLCKLSINTKRDKSFRKKGNETLLMVYDTMTFNPTGHNDSLLSCEVNVTRDPGLVLSIFHDGFKLQPVGSAPGKGGTALPFVTLSETVSPRSKGEYECQLHLNKDLLTKSIFRYNLPDGGDAEKNVSLTSPTTVSEPNVKLFPEPWFLYTALLLVPFVILLGLISATLMCRCLSTYGFN; encoded by the exons ATGCCGTGCCATCTCAATCTTTCCCATGATGAAAAGATGTTGACCCCACCGGTTCTGTATTGGATATACTTAACAACGGACGGCACTGACAATCCCAGAGTGTGGATCCCATCTGAGAAATATGAGGGACGTGTTGACACTCTGGATAATAATCCAAACACTTCAAACAAGTCCATACGCTTCAAGAACGTCCAGTGGGCCGACAGTGGGAGGTACCTCTGCAAACTCTCCATCAACACAAAGAGGGATAAAAGTTTCaggaagaaaggaaatgaaacatTACTGATGGTTTATG acACCATGACCTTTAACCCCACGGGTCACAATGACTCTCTGCTCTCGTGTGAAGTGAATGTGACGCGAGATCCCGGATTAGTTTTGTCCATTTTTCACGATGGATTCAAACTCCAACCTGTCGGCTCTGCTCCAGGAAAAGGTGGCACAGCTCTGCCCTTCGTCACCCTCTCTGAGACCGTCTCTCCGAGGAGCAAAGGAGAATATGAGTGTCAGCTGCACCTGAACAAAGATCTGCTAACGAAAAGCATCTTCCGCTACAATCTGCCCG ATGGTGGAGATGCTGAAAAGAATGTTTCGCTGACATCTCCAACAACTGTCTCCG agCCAAATGTGAAGTTGTTTCCAGAGCCGTGGTTCCTGTATACGGCTCTCCTCCTGGTGCCCTTTGTCATCCTGCTGGGTCTCATATCTGCCACCCTGATGTGCAGATGTTTGTCAACATATGGCTTTAACTGA
- the LOC115021492 gene encoding uncharacterized protein LOC115021492 isoform X2: protein MPCHLNLSHDEKMLTPPVLYWIYLTTDGTDNPRVWIPSEKYEGRVDTLDNNPNTSNKSIRFKNVQWADSGRYLCKLSINTKRDKSFRKKGNETLLMVYDTMTFNPTGHNDSLLSCEVNVTRDPGLVLSIFHDGFKLQPVGSAPGKGGTALPFVTLSETVSPRSKGEYECQLHLNKDLLTKSIFRYNLPEPNVKLFPEPWFLYTALLLVPFVILLGLISATLMCRCLSTYGFN from the exons ATGCCGTGCCATCTCAATCTTTCCCATGATGAAAAGATGTTGACCCCACCGGTTCTGTATTGGATATACTTAACAACGGACGGCACTGACAATCCCAGAGTGTGGATCCCATCTGAGAAATATGAGGGACGTGTTGACACTCTGGATAATAATCCAAACACTTCAAACAAGTCCATACGCTTCAAGAACGTCCAGTGGGCCGACAGTGGGAGGTACCTCTGCAAACTCTCCATCAACACAAAGAGGGATAAAAGTTTCaggaagaaaggaaatgaaacatTACTGATGGTTTATG acACCATGACCTTTAACCCCACGGGTCACAATGACTCTCTGCTCTCGTGTGAAGTGAATGTGACGCGAGATCCCGGATTAGTTTTGTCCATTTTTCACGATGGATTCAAACTCCAACCTGTCGGCTCTGCTCCAGGAAAAGGTGGCACAGCTCTGCCCTTCGTCACCCTCTCTGAGACCGTCTCTCCGAGGAGCAAAGGAGAATATGAGTGTCAGCTGCACCTGAACAAAGATCTGCTAACGAAAAGCATCTTCCGCTACAATCTGCCCG agCCAAATGTGAAGTTGTTTCCAGAGCCGTGGTTCCTGTATACGGCTCTCCTCCTGGTGCCCTTTGTCATCCTGCTGGGTCTCATATCTGCCACCCTGATGTGCAGATGTTTGTCAACATATGGCTTTAACTGA